In a genomic window of Bradyrhizobium sp. LLZ17:
- a CDS encoding DUF1194 domain-containing protein: protein MRLLFSIGAVLVAGMLAGADVAGLAAPGPRHQPQRQAADGDAQSVDVELILAVDVSYSMDMDELAIQREGYAQAIQSKEFLQALKAGPNGRIAVTYFEWAASTDQKIIIPWRLIEGPESADAVAGEIMKTPIRRASRTSISGAIGFAMPLFDEDPYHGLRRVIDISGDGPNNNGGPVTLARDAALEKGIVINGLPIMVKEPSYSTMDIDNLDYYYEDCVVGGPGSFVIAIKDREKFKEAIRTKLLMEVAGRTPEHPVVRIADKEPRVNCMIGEKIWSDRWGR from the coding sequence ATGCGCTTGCTGTTCTCGATCGGGGCTGTGCTGGTGGCCGGCATGCTTGCCGGAGCGGACGTCGCTGGCTTGGCTGCACCAGGACCAAGACATCAACCGCAGCGACAGGCAGCCGACGGAGATGCGCAGTCGGTCGACGTCGAACTGATCCTCGCGGTCGACGTCTCCTATTCCATGGACATGGATGAGCTCGCGATCCAGCGCGAAGGCTACGCGCAGGCAATCCAGTCGAAAGAGTTCCTGCAGGCGTTGAAAGCTGGTCCCAACGGCAGGATCGCGGTGACCTATTTCGAATGGGCCGCCTCGACCGACCAGAAGATCATCATTCCCTGGCGATTGATCGAGGGACCGGAGAGTGCGGATGCGGTCGCCGGCGAGATCATGAAGACGCCGATCCGGCGCGCCTCGCGGACCTCGATCTCCGGCGCGATCGGATTCGCGATGCCGCTGTTCGACGAAGATCCCTATCACGGGCTTCGCCGCGTGATCGATATCTCCGGTGACGGCCCCAACAACAATGGCGGCCCGGTCACCTTGGCGCGCGACGCTGCGCTCGAGAAGGGCATCGTCATCAACGGCCTGCCGATCATGGTCAAGGAGCCGTCCTACTCGACGATGGATATCGACAATCTCGACTACTACTACGAGGACTGCGTCGTCGGTGGTCCCGGCTCCTTCGTGATCGCGATCAAGGATCGCGAGAAGTTCAAGGAAGCGATCCGCACCAAGCTCCTCATGGAGGTCGCCGGCCGCACGCCCGAGCATCCGGTGGTGCGCATTGCGGACAAGGAGCCGCGGGTGAATTGCATGATCGGCGAGAAGATCTGGTCGGACCGCTGGGGGCGCTGA
- a CDS encoding N-acetyltransferase family protein has protein sequence MSVEFRQIEVADTDAFRAAVDVVARERKYIALVEAPAIEQVRAFVARNVKRGYPQIVAIEGGAVIGWCNVPPASRAVSAHVGDLFMGLLPEFRGRGIGERLLRQAIQASDAFGFRRIELGVFASNTAAAALYRKVGFVEEGTRRMAILVDGIYHDEIIMARLSA, from the coding sequence ATGAGCGTCGAATTCCGCCAGATTGAGGTCGCCGACACGGATGCCTTCCGCGCCGCGGTCGACGTCGTTGCCCGCGAGCGCAAATATATCGCGCTCGTGGAGGCTCCCGCGATCGAACAGGTCCGCGCCTTCGTCGCGCGCAATGTCAAGCGAGGCTATCCGCAGATCGTCGCCATCGAGGGCGGCGCCGTGATCGGATGGTGCAACGTGCCTCCCGCGAGTCGCGCGGTCTCGGCGCATGTCGGCGATCTCTTCATGGGGCTTCTGCCGGAGTTCAGGGGCAGGGGGATCGGCGAGAGGCTGCTGCGGCAGGCCATCCAAGCCTCGGATGCGTTCGGGTTCAGGCGCATCGAGCTCGGCGTGTTCGCGAGCAATACGGCCGCGGCGGCTCTCTATCGCAAGGTGGGGTTTGTCGAGGAGGGCACCCGGCGGATGGCCATCCTGGTCGACGGGATCTATCACGACGAGATCATCATGGCGCGGCTCTCGGCCTAG
- the crcB gene encoding fluoride efflux transporter CrcB, giving the protein MSVPSSTDRWRSAMLYAWVSAGSITGGLTRYLVSLALDTGPGFPFATLFINATGSLIIGFYATLTGPEGRVLARPEHRQFVMTGFCGGYTTFSAFSLETFRLVHGGMKSTAFAYVAASVLCWLVSVWLGHMMASRANRLKRS; this is encoded by the coding sequence ATGAGTGTCCCCTCCTCTACCGACCGTTGGCGTAGCGCGATGCTCTATGCCTGGGTCTCCGCCGGCAGCATCACCGGGGGGCTGACGCGCTATCTGGTCTCCCTGGCGCTCGACACAGGGCCCGGCTTTCCGTTTGCGACCCTCTTCATCAATGCCACGGGATCGCTGATCATCGGCTTCTATGCGACCCTGACCGGCCCCGAGGGCCGGGTGCTGGCGCGGCCCGAACACCGGCAGTTCGTCATGACCGGGTTCTGCGGCGGCTACACCACCTTCTCGGCCTTCAGCCTTGAGACCTTCCGCCTGGTCCATGGCGGCATGAAGTCCACTGCGTTCGCCTATGTCGCGGCGTCCGTCCTCTGCTGGCTGGTATCGGTGTGGCTCGGCCATATGATGGCGAGCCGCGCCAACCGTTTGAAAAGGAGCTGA
- a CDS encoding MFS transporter has protein sequence MTTTPNAARTALPRAIWVLGFVSLLMDVSSEMIHALLPVYLVTVLGASTLTVGFIEGIAEATASITKIFSGALSDWLGRRKLLAALGYGLAAITKPLFPLAPSVGWLVAARFVDRVGKGIRGAPRDALIADIAPAGLRGASFGLRQSLDTVGAFVGPLAAIGLMWWTADNFAAVFWVAVLPAFLSFGLIAFAVSEPEPDPSREPANNPLNLAAMRQLGAVYWRIVAVGVVFTLARFSEAFLILRAQNIGLNAMWVPAVLVLMNIAYAISAYPAGVLSDRINRTGLLALGLVFLAGADLALALLPSLAGLALGVVLWGLHMGLTQGLLSALVADAAPPNLRGTAFGYFNLFTGLALLAASVIAGALWDAYGPAGTFFAGLGFALIALVGLLAIGNGLGVERK, from the coding sequence GTGACCACGACACCGAATGCTGCGCGCACCGCGCTGCCCAGGGCGATCTGGGTGCTGGGCTTCGTCTCGTTGCTGATGGACGTCTCCTCCGAGATGATCCATGCGCTGCTGCCGGTCTATCTCGTCACGGTGCTCGGCGCCTCTACGCTCACCGTCGGCTTCATCGAGGGCATCGCGGAGGCGACGGCCTCGATCACAAAGATATTCTCCGGCGCGCTGTCGGACTGGCTCGGCCGGCGCAAGCTGCTCGCCGCGCTCGGCTATGGGCTGGCCGCCATCACCAAGCCGCTATTCCCGCTCGCTCCCAGCGTCGGCTGGTTGGTTGCCGCGCGCTTCGTCGACCGCGTCGGCAAGGGTATCCGCGGCGCGCCGCGCGATGCGCTGATCGCCGACATCGCGCCCGCCGGCCTGAGGGGTGCAAGCTTCGGGCTGCGGCAGTCGCTCGATACCGTCGGCGCTTTCGTCGGGCCGCTCGCGGCGATCGGCCTGATGTGGTGGACCGCGGACAATTTTGCCGCGGTGTTCTGGGTGGCCGTGCTGCCGGCATTTTTGTCCTTCGGCCTGATCGCGTTCGCGGTGAGCGAGCCGGAGCCCGACCCGAGCCGGGAGCCCGCGAACAATCCGCTCAATCTCGCCGCGATGCGGCAGCTCGGCGCGGTCTACTGGCGCATCGTGGCGGTCGGCGTCGTCTTCACGCTCGCGCGCTTCAGCGAGGCCTTCCTGATCCTGCGCGCCCAGAACATCGGGCTCAATGCGATGTGGGTGCCGGCGGTGCTGGTGCTGATGAACATCGCTTACGCGATCTCCGCCTATCCGGCCGGGGTGCTGTCGGACCGGATCAACCGGACCGGCCTGCTCGCGCTCGGCCTCGTCTTTCTCGCAGGCGCCGATCTCGCGCTCGCGCTGCTGCCGAGCCTTGCGGGCCTCGCGCTCGGTGTCGTGCTGTGGGGATTGCATATGGGATTGACCCAAGGGCTGCTCTCGGCGCTCGTCGCCGACGCCGCGCCGCCCAATTTACGGGGGACCGCGTTCGGCTATTTCAACCTGTTCACAGGCCTCGCATTGCTGGCTGCGAGTGTGATCGCCGGCGCGCTATGGGACGCCTACGGCCCGGCTGGTACGTTCTTCGCAGGGCTTGGATTCGCGCTGATCGCGCTTGTAGGATTGCTCGCGATCGGCAATGGACTGGGCGTGGAGCGGAAGTGA
- a CDS encoding DUF190 domain-containing protein, producing the protein MQIPSQAVLLRIFIGENDHCDGKPLYEAIVLKAREQHLAGATVLRGPMGFGKSSRLHTSKILRLSEDLPLLIEIVDSEDNINAFLPILDGMMSSGLITLEKVQVLQYGERAAG; encoded by the coding sequence ATGCAAATTCCCAGTCAGGCAGTCTTGCTCCGGATCTTCATCGGCGAGAACGACCATTGCGACGGCAAGCCGCTTTACGAGGCGATCGTGCTGAAGGCGCGCGAGCAGCACCTCGCCGGCGCCACGGTGCTGCGCGGCCCGATGGGCTTCGGCAAGTCGAGCCGGCTGCACACCTCCAAGATCCTGCGGCTGTCGGAGGATCTGCCGCTGCTGATCGAAATCGTCGACAGCGAAGATAACATCAACGCATTCCTGCCCATCCTGGATGGCATGATGTCGAGCGGGCTGATCACCTTGGAGAAGGTCCAGGTCTTGCAATATGGTGAGAGGGCCGCGGGCTGA
- the clpS gene encoding ATP-dependent Clp protease adapter ClpS, translating to MNDTVTKPKTRTKTKVERPKLHKVILINDDFTPREFVTMILKAEFRMTEDQAYKVMITAHKLGACVVAVFTRDVAETKATRATDAGRAKGYPLLFTTEPEE from the coding sequence ATGAACGACACTGTTACCAAGCCGAAAACCCGGACCAAGACCAAGGTCGAGCGGCCGAAGCTGCACAAGGTCATCCTGATCAACGACGATTTCACGCCGCGGGAGTTCGTCACGATGATCCTCAAGGCGGAATTCCGCATGACCGAGGATCAGGCCTACAAGGTCATGATCACCGCGCACAAGCTGGGCGCTTGCGTCGTCGCCGTGTTCACCAGGGACGTCGCCGAAACCAAGGCCACCCGCGCCACCGACGCCGGCCGCGCCAAGGGCTATCCGCTGCTGTTCACGACCGAGCCGGAGGAGTAG
- the crcB gene encoding fluoride efflux transporter CrcB: protein MDWAWSGSDERGTSVVLSGVIAVAVGSILGGCARYFVSGAIARRLGETFPWGTMTINVSGAFLIGIFGALATHPASIFAAPTPWLFAVTGFLGCYTTVSSFSLQTLTLARNGEKAAALGNVVASVGLGLFAVSCGFLLADTIGG from the coding sequence ATGGACTGGGCGTGGAGCGGAAGTGATGAGCGGGGGACATCGGTCGTGCTGAGCGGAGTGATCGCGGTCGCGGTCGGCAGCATCCTGGGCGGCTGCGCGCGCTATTTCGTCTCCGGCGCGATCGCGCGGCGGCTGGGCGAGACGTTTCCCTGGGGTACCATGACCATCAACGTCAGCGGCGCCTTCCTGATCGGCATCTTCGGCGCGCTGGCGACCCACCCCGCCTCGATCTTCGCTGCACCCACGCCATGGCTGTTCGCAGTGACAGGCTTTCTCGGCTGCTACACCACGGTGTCCTCGTTCAGCCTGCAAACCCTGACCTTGGCGCGCAACGGAGAAAAGGCCGCTGCGCTCGGCAATGTCGTGGCGTCGGTCGGGTTGGGCCTTTTCGCCGTCAGCTGCGGTTTCCTCCTCGCAGACACGATTGGAGGCTAG